Sequence from the Bacillus sp. es.036 genome:
TTGCGTAATAATAGTACCCGCCGCCAATCACAAGCAATAAAACAAGCAGTACAACAATTAAAGCAAAGTACCCTCCTCCATAGCCTGGATATGGATATGGGTATGGCGGATAGGGATATCCACAGCCAGGATAGCCGTAACTCATACGCCCCCTCCTTTTCTCCCTTAGACATTCTTCTGGTAGATAGTATAGTCTATGAAAGATTCGAATAGGATGTATGGACATTGGCGGAGTTTTCTAAATTCATCACTATCGCTGTTCATCCGTTTCTTAATGCTCTACAATTAGGAGGGGTATGAAGCCTTGCAATTACTAAAAGGGGTCGATATCAATGACAACATCAATGAAAACAATAACACCCACATATGACCCATGGGAAGCTTATATGGATGTTGAAGAATACGGAAGTATGATACTTTCTAATATTGAACTAACGACAACGACACTATGCAATATGCGGTGTGAGCACTGTGCAGTTGGTTATACTCTTCAACCAAAAGATCCTGATCCGCTTCCACTGGACCTTTTGACTGGTAGACTAGACGAAGTGGAAAAACTTCGTGCACTAAGCATTACAGGTGGCGAGCCAATGCTATCTATGAAATCAGTGAAACAATATGTAGCGCCACTACTTAAATATGCCCATGACCGAGGGGCACGCACACAAATAAACTCCAACCTAACGCTTGATCGAAAGCGATACGATCTTATTCTACCTTATTTGGATGTTTTACATATTTCTCATAACTATGGAAGTATTGAAGATTTTACTGACATTGGTTTTGCAGTAATGGAACGTAAACCTTCGATCGCCCAACGAGAGTCCTATTTTCATCGCATGGTTGAAAACGCAAAAGATTTAACTTCTAAAGGAGTAATCGTTTCAGCCGAGACTATGATTAATCGCAGAACAATTCCGAATATCGTTAGCATTCATAAACAAATTGCAGAGATGGGTTGTCAGAGACATGAGATTCATCCAATGTACCCTTCAGATTTTGCTTCTGATTTAGACATTGCTTCATTGGATGAAATTCGTGAAGGTATACACCGTCTATTAGACAACCGAGATCCCGACGTCTGGCTGCTATTTGGAACACTGCCATTCTACCCGTGTAATTCAAATCCAGAAGATCTCAAACTTCTAGAAAGATTATATGCTGAGCCAAACGTAACAGTTAGAAATGATCCAGATGGTCGCTCAAGGTTAAACTTAAACATATTTGACGGGGACATCATCGTCACTGATTTTGGTGACACTCCTCCACTTGGGAATATTAAAGACACAAATTTAAATGACGCTTATCAAAAATGGCAAGAGAGTAAAGTTGCTAAAAGCATAAGCTGCCACTGTCCAGCAGTGAAATGTCTAGGTCCTAACCTTCTTGTTAAAGATGCCTATTACAAAAATATCGACTTTTTACAAAAAGAGACAAATATTTCTCTTTAAACCTCCAATTTCGGGGGTTTTTTTACTCATTTTTGTATCTAATCACAATTTCAGCTTTCACTTCTTTGAAGATAGGGTATAATACCTATCGTAATCTATAGGAGTGTGATACTTGTGAGGAAAAAAGTATGGATTCTGGTATTAGTTGCCGGTTCTCTAGCTATTTTACTAGCGCTGGCTGAAAATCAAACCGATTTTCTTAGAACCAATGCAAACGAAATGCCCGAGAACGATTCAGAATCTAAGAAGAAAAACATTACGTACTATACCAAATATTATCAAACGAAAAAGAGCATATATGACTCTTATACTCACAAAGACAGTGAGACAATTTTCCTTGGTGATAGCTTGACTGATTATTATGAATGGGGAGAAGCTCTCAGTGATCACGAGGTATTAAATCGAGGCATTGCTGGTGATACAACCACTGGAGTACTTAACCGAATCGATGAGGTGGTAAAAGCGAAACCTGATCGGGTGTATTTATTAATTGGGATTAACGATATGATTGCAGGTCAGTCTATTAATAAAATTGAGACAAACTATAAGCAGATTCTTGATATTCTGAAGACGCGATCTCCTAATACAAAGGTGTACGTTCAAAGTTTGTTCCCCGTTAACACGGCATTAACTGGTCATCCTCTTAATAACGCCACAATTCGTGATTTAAACAAGCGTTTAGAAGACCTCTCAAATCTGTATGATTATCAATATATCGATATTTATCCAGAGCTAGTCGAATTTGGGCAGTTGAATAAAGATTTTACGTTCGATGGTCTTCATCTCAATGGAGAAGGTTATCGCATTTGGACTCGAAAAATTCTTTCTACGTACAATACAAATGAAGATGCTGAAAAGTAATCACAACAATTCAGCAATCCGTTATCGCTTTTTCGCTTTTGTGTGTTAAACTACAATAGACCAACCTTAAAATGCTTCGGAGGGAAACCTTCGGAGTTCTTTTTTTAACTCCTCACTGGAATTTACTTTGGAATTCTTTCAAAGAGTATAACGCTAGAATTTGTTCAACCTTAAATGTTCGAACATCCCCTCTTAAGTAACAGTACCCAATAATTTCTTGTTCGTTTACATGGAGTATCCTAACAATTCTCTTAGTAATCTTGTTTTGCCCAGAAACATAGATCATTTCTACTTTTTTCTGATGTTTTAAGTGGTTTTTTATATTCTTATACATGAGACACTTCCTTCCCATACGATCATTTGTTCTTATTGTATGCCAAACAAACGTTCTTAACCACTACATTTCATCGATTGACATTGCTCTTTTTTCCATTTGGAAGTTAGGCTGAGTAAATTAAAAAACCCCGCTTTTTAGCAGGGTTACGCACCACTTTCTTTTCGATTTCGATAAAACTCATGAAACAATTTCATTAGTGCTCTTTTTTCAATTCTAGAAACATAACTTCGAGAAATACCAAGCTGCCTCGCAATTTCCCGCTGTGTCAATTCTTTTTCAA
This genomic interval carries:
- the yfkAB gene encoding radical SAM/CxCxxxxC motif protein YfkAB, producing the protein MTTSMKTITPTYDPWEAYMDVEEYGSMILSNIELTTTTLCNMRCEHCAVGYTLQPKDPDPLPLDLLTGRLDEVEKLRALSITGGEPMLSMKSVKQYVAPLLKYAHDRGARTQINSNLTLDRKRYDLILPYLDVLHISHNYGSIEDFTDIGFAVMERKPSIAQRESYFHRMVENAKDLTSKGVIVSAETMINRRTIPNIVSIHKQIAEMGCQRHEIHPMYPSDFASDLDIASLDEIREGIHRLLDNRDPDVWLLFGTLPFYPCNSNPEDLKLLERLYAEPNVTVRNDPDGRSRLNLNIFDGDIIVTDFGDTPPLGNIKDTNLNDAYQKWQESKVAKSISCHCPAVKCLGPNLLVKDAYYKNIDFLQKETNISL
- a CDS encoding GDSL-type esterase/lipase family protein, translated to MRKKVWILVLVAGSLAILLALAENQTDFLRTNANEMPENDSESKKKNITYYTKYYQTKKSIYDSYTHKDSETIFLGDSLTDYYEWGEALSDHEVLNRGIAGDTTTGVLNRIDEVVKAKPDRVYLLIGINDMIAGQSINKIETNYKQILDILKTRSPNTKVYVQSLFPVNTALTGHPLNNATIRDLNKRLEDLSNLYDYQYIDIYPELVEFGQLNKDFTFDGLHLNGEGYRIWTRKILSTYNTNEDAEK
- a CDS encoding WYL domain-containing protein, with the translated sequence MGRKCLMYKNIKNHLKHQKKVEMIYVSGQNKITKRIVRILHVNEQEIIGYCYLRGDVRTFKVEQILALYSLKEFQSKFQ